One Calditrichota bacterium genomic window, CGCACTGAGGCTGATTGGCAGCCTTCCAATCGAAGTCGGCGACACGCCCATCGAGGGCTTGGAACTGACGACCGACTACGCACCGCCCTACGGCTTGACATTGCTCGGAGCCGTCGCCAATGAGGACTTGCGCCGGATCCAGACCTGGCACCTCGATTATCGCCGTTACTGGGCTCGCGTATCGCCGTCGCAGGGGAGTGTCCCATCCGGGGCTTCCGCCGATGTGAGCATCATTCTCGATGCGATTCGCCAGCGTCAAGGGTATGAACTGACCGGCGAGTTGATCCTTGCCAATGACGGCGTAGAGCCCGTCGTTAGGGTTCCGGTGCGGATGAACGTCGGGCCGGAGTCTATTGAAGATGACCTGGATAGTGGGATACCGAACGCATTCCGGTTGGCAAGCGTCCATCCCAATCCTTTCAATGCCCGACTCACGGTGGTAGTCGAACTACCCCATGCCGGACAACTAAGGGTCGGCCTCTTTGACCTCACCGGTCGAAGTGTCGGATCCGCTTTCGAGTCAAGAGTAGGACCCGGACAACAGACCTTCGCTATCAACGGTGGAGGACTGGCAAGTGGCGTCTATATCTTGGGTGTAGAGTTTGGCAGCCGGCGTGCGACACAGAAGGTCGTGTTGCTGCGTTAAACCGGCTTCAGCGAGACGAATACGGGGCTTCCTTCGGTACGGAAGCCCCGTTTCAGTTTTGTGAAGTTATCATTTGAGTGGCGATTCGGGCAGTGCGCAGCGCTGCTCCCGGTTGACCGAGCACTTCGCGGACGCGTTGGTATCCGGCAGCGATGCGGGTGCGAGTGGCGGCGTCGTTAATCAGTTGTTCCAAGATCCCGGCAAGACGCTTTGGGGTAAAATCGTGCTGGATCAGTTCGGTTACGATTCCGCCGCTGCCGATGATGTTGACGAGCGAAATCTGCTTCAGTTCGACGACCCGGCGGGCGATCAGGTAGTTGAGCGGCGACGTCCGATAGACGACGGCCTGCGGTGTTCCATAAATAGCCGCTTCGAGAGTCGCTGTTCCGGAACAGACCGCCGCCGCTGTCGCCTGGCGGAGGAGGGCACGACTATCGGCTGTAATTTCGATACCGCTGTTGCTTGCGGCTGCAAAGAGCGCAGCAGGCAGACCGGGTGCGGCAGCCAGCGCAACTCTCATGTCCGGCAGGCTCTTACGCAAGATTCTCACCGCTTCGATCATCGCCGGCAGGTTGCGCTTAAGGACGCCGGCGCGGCTGCCGGGCAGAAGTGCGAGCAGCGGCACTCCCCCTACCTCCCTTCGAGGCACATCAGAAAGTTCGTCGAGCAGCGGATGCCCGACGAAATCAGCAGCAAGCCCCCGCGACCGAAAATACTCCTCCTCAAAGGCAAGCACGACTGCCATTCGATCGATTGTCCGGCGCATTCTCTCTACTCGGCCCGGTCTCCAAGCCCAGACCTGCGGCGCGATATAATAGAGCACCTTGGGCGGATACGGAAGTAGCCGGAGCGCTTCGGCAAGATTGAGGTTGAAGCCGGGATAATCGACAAGCAGAACCAGTGCCGGGCGATTATCCCGTGCCCTGGCGATGAAATCCTTCCTCAGTCGAGCCAGGCGGGGCAGAAGTGCAGGCAGTCCGCTGAAGCCCATCACTGCCAGATCCTCAATTGTGGCCAGCAGTTCTACTCCGGCTTCCCGCATTTGGACGCCACCTGCGCCATAGAAGTGAAGTCCGGGAAGGGTCTGCTGCAAGGCTCTAATGACTGGAGCGGCGTGGAGATCGCCAGAAGCCTCACCCGCCACGACCAGAACTTCACCATCCAATATGCGATACCATTTATGGAGAAGGCAGGTAATTCATTCGCACTGCGAGCAGAAGCCACGAAAGGCCAAGCCCGAGCAGAGTTGAACGTTCTTCGATGAGTGCATCCCATAGCGAGAAGCGAGCCTGGGCATTCGATTCTGCCTTAAGACGTGGAAGAAACCGCGGAACTTCACGGCAGTAGGAGTCGTATTCGGCGCCAAAGATACGCCGGAGGATCGACTCCTCAAGCGATATGATTAGAGCATATTGCAGGGTGAAGAAGAGCGCCACTCCGATGGCAAGATGAGGAAAAAAGGCTCCCGAGCCTATCGTGAAGCCGGTATAAAGCAGCAGGTTGGCGAGGTATAGCGGATTGCGCAGCCGGGAATAGGGACCTGTCCGGGCGAGGAACGGCGCACCGACGTTGCGGGTGCGGGTCGCGCCTCCGGCATGCCTGATCGCCCAGATGCGCAGCAACTCCCCCGGGAGCGCGATAGCCAGCCCGGCAATAATGCGAACAAGTGCATAGTCCGCCCAGATCAGCGCTGCGAGCAGGAAGGGAACCGGCGTCCAGCCACGCAGCCGAAATACAAGGTCGCGCAGGTTCACGGGTGCTGCGCCTTCATCCGGAG contains:
- the lpxB gene encoding lipid-A-disaccharide synthase, coding for MTCLLHKWYRILDGEVLVVAGEASGDLHAAPVIRALQQTLPGLHFYGAGGVQMREAGVELLATIEDLAVMGFSGLPALLPRLARLRKDFIARARDNRPALVLLVDYPGFNLNLAEALRLLPYPPKVLYYIAPQVWAWRPGRVERMRRTIDRMAVVLAFEEEYFRSRGLAADFVGHPLLDELSDVPRREVGGVPLLALLPGSRAGVLKRNLPAMIEAVRILRKSLPDMRVALAAAPGLPAALFAAASNSGIEITADSRALLRQATAAAVCSGTATLEAAIYGTPQAVVYRTSPLNYLIARRVVELKQISLVNIIGSGGIVTELIQHDFTPKRLAGILEQLINDAATRTRIAAGYQRVREVLGQPGAALRTARIATQMITSQN
- a CDS encoding isoprenylcysteine carboxylmethyltransferase family protein: MHCNLPKPSWRRSKPPSRPWRAHPSPDEGAAPVNLRDLVFRLRGWTPVPFLLAALIWADYALVRIIAGLAIALPGELLRIWAIRHAGGATRTRNVGAPFLARTGPYSRLRNPLYLANLLLYTGFTIGSGAFFPHLAIGVALFFTLQYALIISLEESILRRIFGAEYDSYCREVPRFLPRLKAESNAQARFSLWDALIEERSTLLGLGLSWLLLAVRMNYLPSP